From Schizosaccharomyces pombe strain 972h- genome assembly, chromosome: II, the proteins below share one genomic window:
- the ntu2 gene encoding membrane-tethered transcription factor: MDNESHSQETESKILEGAKVATRRRRVTRACDMCRRKKIKCDGLRPCKNCKAGKLECTYHMPSSRKSSFSPEYVENLESRVRYLETLLKKNTNFDLSSNSPSFLFFLREQKFQATNELENMSPERKVIFTSMINYGNLFVDAKHGTRYFRGGSSIHVLIQHLIRRLPGDFEICEPYSAYPLGNKNIQFDDNDPEYQFFTPTPRFSIDFMVSSVDPREIQLPGIEEALCITKAAVSYVSGIVFYTTYADFPKKIRLLYSGNYQGNFFPLFLSILCVGYYHHLLNNPSNTELQSLIKKYSFYSERLVKSADNFTIESIQCLLILSIYRYCRTEISAAWYYMKLGLNCCLRLGLHRNITEGFTEEQIDSRRRIFWAIYCYDRQLCTLFGFPLGVRDEDIDQCLPVTPKFPSVTEIEANARLFFFHGVKLYKISSRILTKLYSPNSRNVTKKHISYAVIQDLEQLLDGFYNSLPRVFRAEQPGEFQANHFFYNLQLVYYSFRMLIYRPLLHYLEADSPAMQALKVPDRQTAFTLACKCVDSAIVCVQNLSHLSKGLKRTLDRYYWTTVYCGFSTIVTLIFAALLTKNTNLLIHISVARESIEALAHECVTRRLLPLIDKMRESLMKILESNADGYKQMSPTKAPQVFESESNVPINNGPQQSIDKESNSNTQLPQVETEGQQQSVFDGNIGTIPYQAYNMNEDSFIDINTLSSMLNYHTQAVSIHHPSFYISRSDVPLEEEFQIPNELLAVDPVAESMQENSDIINEAFGLVDPDVSDGKSRESSSLNNSTPFNPTVNIDPASILEHFSQNVMKDSQNS, translated from the coding sequence ATGGATAATGAATCTCATAGTCAGGAAACCGAAAGCAAGATTCTTGAAGGCGCCAAAGTGGCTACCCGACGACGACGTGTCACTCGGGCTTGTGATATGTGTCGtcgtaaaaaaatcaagtgTGATGGTTTGCGTCCTTGTAAGAATTGCAAAGCTGGCAAATTAGAGTGTACTTATCACATGCCTTCCTCTCGAAAGTCCTCATTTTCGCCCGAGTATGTGGAAAATTTGGAATCCCGCGTTCGGTATTTGGAAACGctgttgaagaaaaatacaaacTTTGATCTCTCCTCTAACTCACCCAGtttcctcttctttttgagggaacaaaaatttcaagcCACTAACGAGCTTGAAAACATGTCACCAGAACGAAAGGTAATCTTTACTTCCATGATTAATTATGGCAATTTGTTCGTTGACGCGAAGCATGGAACTAGATATTTTCGTGGTGGTTCTTCAATTCACGTCCTCATCCAACATCTTATTCGACGCTTACCCGGCGATTTCGAAATATGTGAGCCTTACTCAGCCTACCCTTTGGgcaataaaaatattcaattcGATGATAATGATCCTGAATACCAATTCTTTACTCCTACTCCTAGATTCAGCATCGACTTTATGGTGTCTAGCGTTGATCCTCGTGAGATTCAGCTCCCAGGAATTGAAGAGGCCTTGTGTATCACTAAAGCCGCTGTTAGCTACGTTAGCGGTATCGTTTTTTATACGACCTATGCCGATTTCCCCAAAAAGATTCGTCTTTTATATTCCGGTAATTATCAAGGCAACTTTTTTCCACTATTTTTATCTATTTTGTGTGTAGGTTACTATCATCATCTTCTTAATAACCCCAGTAACACCGAGTTACAAAGTTTAATCAAAAAGTACAGTTTTTACAGCGAACGATTAGTGAAATCCGCGGATAACTTTACTATTGAAAGCATCCAATGTCTCTTAATTCTTAGTATTTATCGGTATTGCCGAACCGAAATTAGCGCTGCCTGGTATTACATGAAACTAGGTTTGAATTGCTGTCTTAGGTTAGGTCTACATAGAAATATTACAGAAGGATTTACGGAGGAACAAATTGATAGCAGAAGACGTATTTTCTGGGCAATTTACTGTTATGACCGGCAGTTGTGTACTTTGTTTGGATTTCCGTTGGGTGTTCGTGATGAAGACATTGATCAGTGTTTACCTGTAACACCAAAGTTCCCATCGGTAACGGAAATTGAAGCAAACGCACgattgtttttctttcatgGTGTGAAGCTTTACAAGATTTCAAGTCGTATATTGACCAAGCTATATTCCCCAAATTCACGAAACGTAACAAAGAAGCACATTTCATATGCTGTAATCCAAGATTTGGAGCAACTATTGGATGGTTTTTACAATTCTCTTCCCCGAGTTTTTAGGGCCGAGCAACCTGGAGAATTTCAGgcaaatcattttttctacAACTTACAGTTGGTGTATTATTCTTTTAGAATGTTAATCTACCGACCTCTCCTACATTACCTTGAAGCTGACAGTCCAGCAATGCAAGCACTTAAGGTGCCAGATCGACAAACCGCCTTCACTTTGGCGTGTAAATGCGTCGACTCTGCTATTGTATGTGTTCAAAATTTAAGTCACCTTTCCAAGGGTCTTAAACGTACGTTAGACAGATATTACTGGACTACCGTTTATTGTGGATTTAGCACAATTGTTACACTTATTTTTGCAGCTCttttaactaaaaataCCAACTTACTGATTCATATTTCTGTCGCCCGAGAATCAATAGAAGCATTGGCTCACGAATGCGTCACCAGAAGACTTTTACCATTGATTGACAAAATGAGAGAGTCACTCATGAAGATTCTCGAATCCAATGCGGATGGATATAAACAGATGTCACCAACAAAAGCTCCTCAAGTATTTGAATCGGAATCGAATGTTCCTATTAATAATGGGCCTCAACAATCGATAGATAAAGAGAGCAATTCTAACACTCAATTACCACAAGTTGAGACGGAGGGACAACAACAATCCGTTTTTGATGGAAACATAGGAACAATACCTTATCAAGCATACAACATGAATGAAGATTCTTTTATCGATATCAACACATTATCAAGCATGCTAAATTACCATACACAGGCTGTTTCAATCCATCACCCCTCGTTTTACATTTCACGCAGTGATGTACCattggaagaagaatttCAGATCCCTAACGAACTGCTGGCAGTGGATCCTGTAGCAGAAAGTATGCAGGAAAATTCGGATATAATCAATGAAGCTTTTGGTTTAGTGGATCCTGATGTGTCTGACGGAAAATCCAGAGAGTCGAGTTCACTTAACAATAGCACACCCTTTAATCCGACTGTAAATATTGATCCTGCATCAATCTTGGAGCATTTTTCTCAAAACGTTATGAAAGACTCGCAAAATAGTTAA
- the mrl1 gene encoding cation-dependent mannose-6-phosphate cargo receptor, translated as MRLLTCLINVLAGLTLFSQFQRAFGLTITRRGFKVQESDEEPFCALHHPNTGEYFDLSGLIRDNTSEKGDYSVNGYDFGTNFSINLCHPVVSNLTNYTVEGDVSSEDSIGGFFTVEDDDLYSIGQAAYKPYFRGKKLIMQLDNGSLCPKSNHIRMSTLISFTCNRDPYTAPSVITYVGNLNDCAFFFEWKTIHACPTVKKDSTLNPVSVFLLFCAIAFLAYFVGGFVYQRVVLNARGLRQIPNYEMWRSLFGFISDIVIILYSSILSILPSSITRMRGNRRNIDYVEDALIDDIDT; from the exons ATGAGACTTCTCACATGCCTAATTAATGTGTTGGCGGGTCTAACACTTTTTTCCCAATTTCAAAGAGCGTTTGGTTTAACAATTACCCGAAGGGGTTTTAAAGTGCAAGAATCTGATGAAGAACCATTTTGCGCATTGCATCACCCAAACACCGGTGAATACTTTGATTTATCTGGCCTCATTCGAGATAACACCTCTGAAAAGGGCGATTATTCAGTGAATGGTTACGATTTTGGTACAAACTTCAGTATTAATCTTTGCCATCCTGTTGTTTCAAATCTTACCAACTACACAGTCGAAGGAGATGTATCTTCTGAAGATTCAATCGGCGGGTTTTTCACCGTCGAAGACGATGACTTGTACTCTATTGGACAAGCCGCTTACAAACCGTATTTTCGCGGgaagaaattaataatgCAGCTGGACAATGGATCTCTATGTCCCAAATCGAATCACATTCGAATGAGCACCTTAATTAGTTTTACTTGCAATCGGGACCCTTACACCGCACCGTCTGTCATAACCTACGTTGGCAATCTGAACGATTGCGCTTTCTTCTTTGAATGGAAAACGATTCATGCTTGCCCAACAGTGAAGAAGGACTCCACCTTAAATCCTGTATCTGTATTCCTTCTGTTCTGTGCTATTGCCTTTTTAGCTTACTTCGTTGGAGGATTTGTATATCAAAGGGTAGTACTTAATGCACGCGGACTCCGCCAAATTCCCAATTATGAGATGTGGCGCTCTCTATTTGGTTTCATTTCG GACATAGTGATCATCCTTTATTCTTCCATTCTTTCGATTTTACCCTCAAGTATAACGAGGATGAGAGGCAATAGGAGGAATATAGATTATGTAGAGGACGCGCTTATTGATGATATTGATacgtaa
- the anc1 gene encoding ATP:ADP antiporter Anc1 translates to MATSSAAAAASTPVNANTITETKNSTFFFDFMMGGVSAAVSKTAAAPIERVKLLIQNQDEMIRAGRLSHRYKGIGECFKRTAAEEGVISLWRGNTANVLRYFPTQALNFAFKDKFKKMFGYKKERDGYAKWFAGNLASGGAAGAASLLFVYSLDYARTRLANDAKSAKKGGERQFNGLVDVYRKTYRSDGLRGLYRGFGPSVVGIVVYRGLYFGMYDTLKPVVLVGPLEGNFLASFLLGWAVTTGSGVASYPLDTIRRRMMMTSGEAVKYSSSFECGRQILAKEGARSFFKGAGANILRGVAGAGVLSIYDQVQLLMFGKKF, encoded by the coding sequence ATGGCTACTTCATCTGCTGCCGCTGCTGCTAGCACCCCCGTGAATGCAAACACCATCACTGAAACAAAGAACTCTACTTTCTTCTTTGATTTCATGATGGGTGGTGTTTCTGCTGCTGTATCTAAAACCGCTGCCGCTCCCATTGAGCGTGTCAAGCTTCTCATTCAAAACCAAGACGAAATGATTCGTGCTGGTCGTCTTTCTCACCGCTACAAGGGTATTGGTGAGTGTTTCAAGCGTACTGCTGCTGAAGAAGGTGTTATTTCCCTTTGGAGAGGTAATACCGCTAATGTCTTACGTTACTTCCCCACTCAGGCCTTGAACTTTGCTTTCAAGGATAAATTTAAGAAGATGTTTGGTTACAAGAAGGAAAGGGATGGTTATGCTAAATGGTTTGCCGGTAATTTAGCCTCTGGTGGTGCTGCTGGTGCCGCTTCCCTTTTGTTTGTCTACTCTCTTGACTATGCCCGTACCCGTCTTGCCAATGATGCCAAATCCGCCAAGAAGGGAGGTGAACGTCAATTTAACGGTTTGGTCGATGTCTATCGTAAGACCTATCGTTCTGATGGTTTACGTGGTTTGTACCGTGGTTTTGGCCCTTCTGTTGTCGGTATTGTTGTTTACCGTGGTTTGTACTTCGGTATGTATGATACCTTGAAACCCGTCGTTTTGGTTGGTCCTTTGGAGGGCAACTTCTTGGCCTCCTTCCTTCTCGGTTGGGCCGTTACCACTGGTTCTGGTGTTGCTTCTTATCCTCTTGATACCATCCGTCGTCGTATGATGATGACATCTGGTGAAGCCGTCAAGTATAGCTCCTCCTTTGAATGTGGTCGTCAAATCCTCGCCAAGGAAGGTGCTCGTTCTTTCTTCAAGGGTGCCGGTGCCAACATTCTTCGTGGTGTTGCTGGAGCTGGTGTCCTTTCCATTTATGACCAAGTTCAACTTTTGATGTTCGGCAAGAAGTTCTAA
- a CDS encoding transcription factor has protein sequence MLENSTAVHGVRLSDSPEDPFLRKRLASNTQLNQKKIRFTENENDLSPERAQKEPVSIPHGRYTWSTSPDTDSSHLPSTPPTVDIPFHHPHTIHSPTFTLSVSPDSQSSSATHQNDYISSPHADFSFSPPASKIQSHEPLNDMAAVHPLRPSHVSGPLSPPEPKAASVDHSINPAYNASFRLPDGPLWTEGSENLPSLDIQLQLAHIYFIYAHGQPYVLFHRDSFMEALKSQRLPPVLVLAMCAVAIRFWQTDKYDKNELFEQWFNRASAIAMANFDKLDLVYVASFVMLSYVCAATSKYWMFAGMAIRMVVALHPNKTPNLPYYDRPDSPLPFEIRVQLTRRLFWDCFMLDRLNSLYCNTQFLNLEDIHVPLPMRETLFMYKAHAVTETLTGKPSSPDSFTNANPTTAPIVSRNAQDNMGMLAYMIRMVSIWGRVVRCLKSYSQKQSNPYPFWHAKSTFKQLDQELYEWEKNLPNRLRYSRQTLLSYHMMGQGGQFACLHLIFLQIHLYVHRYAASISSVPFSHVKSPPTVFENQSAVLASQCANAICRIIQDCTELSISLAAPFTASSAYLAGTVLLYHYITRGSEVQASKAAVHLPIAKRHLAQLSVYWPALGMYAKALDAIAFHQGALVTPSVPPVIATVSKTNTTNTGVQQRGNVGVTTTGSILTQSSPALPVQPVPLAYSKPAPTTKSSLTELAYNTNVSLPPRSPGTGSLAAGNLPNEKAPSLMTMVNGGPVPGDIGEASIPVVQNLQPSTAHVDPESDLGRVIKICDWYQSPSSDVLLSKPLQLNSSEEMEQQCIDLSRHNTLLNLSSYGI, from the exons ATGTTAGAAAATTCCACTGCTGTCCACGGCGTTAGATTATCAGATAGTCCAGAG GATCCTTTTTTGCGCAAACGCTTAGCTTCGAATACTCAGCtgaatcaaaagaaaattcgTTTTACtgaaaacgaaaatgat TTATCCCCTGAAAGAGCCCAGAAAGAACCTGTTTCCATACCGCACGGGAGATATACCTGGTCGACTAGCCCAGATACCGATTCCTCTCATCTTCCTTCTACTCCTCCTACTGTTGATATACCTTTTCATCATCCACACACCATTCATTCTCCTACTTTTACCCTTTCCGTCTCTCCAGACTCTCAGTCTTCATCAGCTACTCATCAAAATGATTACATTTCCTCTCCCCATGCTGATTTCAGCTTCTCACCTCCGGcttcaaaaatacaatCTCACGAACCTCTCAACGATATGGCTGCTGTACATCCCTTACGTCCTTCCCATGTTTCTGGTCCTCTTTCTCCCCCCGAACCTAAAGCTGCATCAGTTGATCATTCGATAAATCCTGCTTACAATGCTTCTTTTAGACTTCCTGATGGTCCTCTTTGGACGGAAGGTTCTGAAAATCTGCCTAGCCTGGATATTCAGTTACAGCTTGctcatatttattttatctacGCGCATGGCCAACCATATGTACTATTCCATCGGGATTCTTTTATGGAGGCTCTGAAGTCTCAGCGCCTTCCACCTGTGTTGGTTTTGGCTATGTGTGCAGTGGCCATTCGGTTTTGGCAGACAGATAAATATGACAAAAATGAGTTGTTTGAACAATGGTTTAACAGAGCATCGGCAATTGCAATGGCAAACTTTGATAAGTTAGACCTTGTATATGTGGCTTCTTTTGTAATGCTTTCATACGTGTGTGCTGCGACAAGTAAATACTGGATGTTTGCGGGTATGGCCATTCGAATGGTTGTTGCCCTTCATCCAAACAAGACTCCAAATTTACCATATTACGACAGACCTGATTCACCTCTCCCCTTTGAAATCCGTGTTCAACTTACCAGACGATTGTTTTGGGATTGCTTTATGTTGGATCGcttaaattctttataCTGTAATACccaatttttgaatctCGAAGACATACACGTTCCACTTCCTATGCGTGAGACTCTTTTTATGTACAAAGCCCATGCTGTCACTGAGACTTTAACTGGAAAACCCAGCAGTCCTGACAGTTTTACTAATGCAAACCCAACTACAGCCCCGATAGTTAGTCGAAATGCCCAAGATAATATGGGGATGTTAGCGTACATGATACGTATGGTATCTATTTGGGGTCGGGTAGTACGGTGTTTAAAGTCGTATAGTCAAAAACAATCTAACCCTTATCCTTTTTGGCATGCCAAAAGTACCTTTAAACAGCTTGATCAAGAATTATATGAATGGGAGAAGAATTTGCCCAATAGACTTCGGTATTCTAGACAGACTTTGCTATCTTACCATATGATGGGACAAGGTGGCCAATTTGCGTGTCtacatttaatttttttacaaatacaTCTGTATGTTCATCGATATGCAGCATCCATATCGTCGGTTCCGTTTTCTCATGTCAAGTCACCCCCTACTGTATTTGAGAATCAATCGGCCGTTCTTGCTAGTCAATGTGCTAATGCTATTTGTCGAATCATCCAAGACTGTACTGAGCTTTCCATTTCATTAGCTGCTCCGTTTACAGCATCATCAGCATATTTGGCGGGAACGGTTTTATTGTATCACTATATAACTCGTGGTAGTGAAGTTCAGGCGTCCAAGGCGGCCGTACATTTACCGATAGCGAAGCGTCACTTAGCACAACTTAGCGTGTATTGGCCAGCACTTGGAATGTACGCTAAGGCTTTAGATGCTATTGCTTTCCATCAAGGCGCATTAGTTACTCCCAGTGTACCGCCTGTGATTGCTACCGTATCGAAAACAAATACTACAAATACTGGAGTTCAGCAACGCGGTAATGTAGGAGTAACAACTACCGGAAGTATTCTTACTCAATCTTCTCCAGCCCTACCCGTTCAACCAGTGCCTCTTGCCTACTCGAAACCTGCACCCACTACTAAGAGCTCTTTGACCGAATTAGCCTACAATACCAATGTATCGCTGCCTCCTCGCTCACCAGGAACTGGATCATTAGCCGCTGGAAACTTGCCAAACGAAAAAGCACCATCATTAATGACAATGGTGAATGGCGGACCAGTACCTGGAGATATCGGAGAAGCGTCGATTCCAGTTGTGCAGAATCTTCAACCCAGTACTGCGCATGTAGATCCTGAATCGGATCTTGGTCGGGTCATTAAAATATGCGATTGGTATCAATCGCCTTCTAGTGATGTACTGTTAAGTAAGCCGCTGCAGCTGAATTCAAGCGAGGAGATGGAGCAGCAGTGCATCGACTTGAGTCGTCACAACACTTTACTGAATTTATCCAGTTATGGCATTTAG
- the pdf1 gene encoding palmitoyl protein thioesterase/ dolichol pyrophosphate phosphatase fusion protein Pdf1, whose product MLSCSSFLIFFLFSWVLLPMKSFAIPIISLDKVRLAINDGASEQLPVVIWHGLGDTPTSFTLTEVSQRVQKLTKGAVYAIRVGDNEFEDIKAGYLGKLEDQLDEVCDLIGNEDSLSNGFYALGLSQGGLFLRALAQTCDAAKIRSLITLGSPHSGINTIPGCSPTNLICKAVVHSILGLGIWHSWIQNHVVQAQYYRTEKQYDKYLENNKFLTHLNNEVLHDNYTRNIEKLKELDNLVAVSFERDDIVEPPYSTGFGWINETTGENIEMEDFVLYESLGLKDLVNQGKLETISFPGRHLQMRWGDFDALVLKYFKDEKEEKTELEESTRPSNFLSTYFVSPLVSAIDGTVDYLHGKSLFPEKRNFKELTMRKRSIVTPEDSEEVYPYISEFVAASNVSEEKGPKSFANLAFITIFSHFFYHIDDMWRSTLGLFSLIPQIIGIIYLTVMFTGRELDTFMQFGGQVVNEFINYVVKVSLKYPRPADIEYGVGYGMPSSHSQFMGFFSAYMIAWDYKYRRSQCFSMLSFAKYAIYLTLSTFVCSSRYLLDFHYLTQVVYGYMIGFGVGLFWVYLVGKLRSLGVTKWLLSLPPLQFFYIKDTIPHSKDNHKRQWLESKQFKNQKSN is encoded by the coding sequence ATGTTGAGCTGTAGCTcatttttaatcttttttctattctCTTGGGTTCTTTTACCTATGAAAAGTTTTGCAATACCAATTATTAGTTTGGATAAGGTCCGACTAGCTATTAATGACGGAGCTTCTGAACAATTACCTGTGGTGATTTGGCATGGCTTGGGCGATACTCCCACTAGTTTTACTCTTACAGAGGTTAGCCAGCGTGTTCAGAAACTAACTAAAGGTGCGGTATATGCTATCCGCGTCGGTGACAACGAATTTGAAGACATAAAAGCTGGCTACTTAGGTAAGCTAGAGGATCAATTGGATGAAGTCTGTGATTTGATAGGAAATGAAGATTCCCTTTCCAACGGATTTTATGCGCTTGGATTAAGCCAAGGAGGATTGTTTTTGAGAGCTTTAGCCCAGACATGCGATGCGGCAAAAATTCGCTCACTTATTACATTGGGTTCTCCGCATTCAGGAATCAATACAATACCAGGTTGCTCTCCTACTAATTTGATTTGTAAGGCTGTTGTTCATTCAATTCTTGGACTGGGTATATGGCATTCATGGATACAAAATCACGTCGTGCAAGCACAGTACTACCGCACGGAGAAGCAATATGACAAGTATTTGGAAAACAACAAGTTTTTGACTCATTTAAACAACGAAGTACTACATGACAACTACACTAGAAATATCGAAAAGTTGAAAGAGTTGGACAATTTGGTTGCCGTGTCGTTTGAACGTGACGATATTGTAGAGCCACCATATTCGACTGGATTTGGTTGGATTAATGAAACGACAGGAGAAAACATTGAAATGGAAGATTTTGTTCTTTACGAAAGCCTTGGCTTGAAGGATTTAGTTAACCAGGGGAAACTGGAAACCATCAGTTTTCCTGGCAGGCACTTGCAAATGAGATGGGGGGATTTTGACGCTcttgttttgaaatattttaaagatgagaaagaagaaaagactGAGCTAGAAGAATCTACAAGACCTTCCAACTTCTTATCAACATACTTTGTTAGTCCATTAGTTTCAGCCATTGATGGAACGGTTGATTATTTACATGGAAAGTCCTTGTTCCccgaaaaaagaaatttcaaagaaCTTACTATGAGGAAAAGAAGCATTGTAACTCCTGAAGACTCTGAAGAAGTCTATCCTTACATTTCCGAGTTTGTCGCTGCTTCTAATGTTTCGGAGGAAAAAGGACCTAAATCATTTGCGAACCTTGCTTTTATTACTATATTTTCTCACTTTTTCTACCACATTGATGACATGTGGAGAAGCACTTTGGGgttgttttctttaattccCCAGATTATTGGCATCATTTACCTTACAGTGATGTTTACTGGTAGGGAACTGGACACATTCATGCAATTTGGGGGTCAAGTAGTGAATGAATTTATCAACTATGTCGTGAAAGTATCACTGAAGTACCCTCGTCCTGCGGATATTGAGTATGGTGTTGGATATGGTATGCCAAGTAGCCATTCTCAATTTATGGGATTCTTTTCTGCTTATATGATTGCTTGGGACTACAAGTATCGTCGTAGTCAATGCTTTAGTATGCTTTCTTTTGCCAAATATGCCATATATTTGACGTTGTCTACGTTTGTTTGCTCTAGTAGATACCTGCTCGATTTCCACTACTTaacacaggttgtatatGGATACATGATTGGATTTGGAGTCGGATTGTTCTGGGTCTATCTGGTGGGCAAATTGAGGAGTTTAGGTGTCACAAAATGGTTGCTTAGCCTTCCTCCCTTGCAATTCTTTTACATTAAAGACACTATCCCGCACAGCAAGGACAACCATAAAAGACAATGGCTGGAGAGCAAACAGTTCAAGAACCAAAAGTCTAATTAG
- the lsc1 gene encoding Lsk1 associated cyclin, translated as MAENENHVLSIRMSHPYYSEKEISRILSTRDPKENNLRMQAFAWISTLSKTLKFPVRTSGLAMLLYSRFQLFFPVNEIPLLECATACLVVASKIEDTAKKFRDILLAHYLQKHPGSEVDAHSQLIEENKKRILGLERMTLELICFDFRVRHPHNYMVKFAKSLKFSSSTASIAWNVCTDAYKTYTMLKYPAHIVAVASISIACKLQQLPQPIIPRSFFAPPALTEAVIADILDLYMHYQPHTCIGNMYTTEKLLGLCVDFQRAQKNSGRPQKPPQIDPHSSSLADEYRESNKRLQESKESCARFILDCDRKYFNTEFEKRMLEERRNKGTV; from the exons ATGGCAGAAAATGAGAATCATGTACTTTCAATACGAATGTCACACCCATACTattcagaaaaagaaataagtCGAATTTTGTCGACGCGAGATcccaaagaaaataatttgcgAATGCAGGCGTTCGCTTGGATATCAAcactttcaaaaactttaaaatt ccCTGTAAGGACCAGCGGCCTTGCAATGCTTTTATACAGTCGTTTCCAACTATTTTTTCCCGTGAATGAAATTCCTTTGCTG GAGTGCGCTACTGCTTGCTTAGTAGTTGCTAGTAAAATCGAAGATACGGCCAAAAAGTTTCGTGATATTCTTTTAGCACATTATCTTCAAAAGCATCCAGGTTCTGAGGTCGATGCTCATTCACAA CTAATCGAAGAGAACAAGAAGAGGATTCTAGGTTTAGAAAGAATGACACTGGAATTGATTTGTTTCGATTTTCGAGTCCGACATCCACACAATTACATGGtaaaatttgcaaaatcaCTGAAAT TTTCATCTTCCACGGCAAGTATAGCTTGGAATGTCTGCACTGATGCTTATAAAACATACACAATGTTAAAATATCCAGCCCATATTGTTGCCGTCGCATCGATTTCTATTGCTTGCAAGTTACAGCAACTTCCTCAACCTATAATTCCCAGATCGTTCTTCGCTCCACCAGCACTAACGGAAGCAGTGATTGCGGATATACTCGATCTATATATGCATTATCAGCCTCACACTTGCATTGGTAATATGTATACAACGGAAAAATTACTTGGATTATGTGTTGACTTCCAACGAGCCCAAAAAAACTCTGGCCGTCCTCAAAAACCACCCCAAATTGACCCtcattcttcttctttagcAGATGAATACCGTGAGTCAAATAAGAGACTTCAAGAATCCAAAGAAAGTTGTGCCAGATTTATTTTAGACTGCGATAGAAAGTATTTTAATACCGAATTTGAAAAACGAATGCTGGAAGAAAGGAGAAATAAAGGTACGGTTTAA